From a region of the Helianthus annuus cultivar XRQ/B chromosome 5, HanXRQr2.0-SUNRISE, whole genome shotgun sequence genome:
- the LOC110940573 gene encoding class V chitinase CHIT5b-like isoform X1 yields MEFLKAPTLLLVIFSLAICSPISAQNKGGYWPSWAQDFLPPSNIQTAYFTHVYYAFLSPNNVTFQFDVDRTTASALNSFNTALHGKNPPVKTLFSIGGGSAGVKQLFSKLASSPGSRAAFIRSTIQVARNYGFDGADLDWEYPETQTDMNNFGLLLDEWRVAVNNEATSTGKPRLLLSAATRHEPEVRDNGVAKYPVASINKNLDWINAMCYDYHGPWTPDATGAPAALYDPNGSLSTSNGLQSWISAGIQRQKLVMGMPLYGWTWKLKNPSVNGIGAPAAGIGPGNEGAMLYSEVQQFNAQNNARVVYDTQTVSYYSYSGTTWIGYDDVNSVQRKVQYAKSLNIGGYFFWTAVGDQDWKISRLASQTWTA; encoded by the exons ATGGAATTCCTCAAAGCTCCTACCCTTCTCCTTGTGATATTCAGTCTTGCCATTTGTAGTCCTATAAGCGCCCAAAACAAAGGGGGTTATTGGCCTTCATGGGCCCAAGATTTTTTGCCACCATCCAATATTCAAACCGCGTATTTCACTCATGTTTATTATGCTTTTCTCTCCCCTAACAATGTCACATTCCAATTCGACGTCGACCGGACAACTGCGTCTGCGCTCAATAGCTTCAACACCGCCCTTCACGGAAAGAATCCACCTGTCAAGACGTTGTTTTCCATCGGTGGTGGCTCGGCTGGCGTAAAACAACTCTTTTCCAAGTTGGCCTCGAGCCCTGGCTCGAGGGCCGCTTTTATCCGTTCGACTATACAAGTGGCGCGGAACTATGGCTTTGATGGAGCTGACTTGGATTGGGAATATCCTGAAACCCAAACCGATATGAACAACTTTGGACTCTTGCTTGACGAGTGGCGTGTGGCGGTCAACAATGAAGCCACATCAACTGGTAAGCCACGACTTCTTCTTTCAGCCGCCACTCGTCATGAGCCAGAAGTTAGAGACAATGGAGTTGCAAAGTATCCAGTGGCATCCATAAATAAGAATTTGGATTGGATAAATGCAATGTGTTATGATTATCACGGGCCATGGACTCCGGATGCAACTGGGGCCCCAGCCGCGTTATATGATCCAAATGGCAGTCTTAGCACCAGTAACGGGCTACAATCATGGATCAGCGCTGGGATCCAAAGGCAAAAGTTGGTGATGGGCATGCCATTATATGGTTGGACATGGAAACTAAAGAATCCATCTGTAAATGGTATTGGGGCTCCAGCTGCGGGTATAGGACCGGGTAATGAGGGAGCAATGCTTTACTCAGAAGTGCAACAGTTCAATGCCCAAAATAACGCCAGGGTGGTTTATGACACACAAACCGTATCTTATTATTCTTACTCAGGAACGACTTGGATTGGATATGACGATGTTAATTCAGTACAGAGAAAGGTACAATATGCAAAATCACTTAACATAGGAGGATATTTCTTTTGGACAGCCGTCGGCGATCAAGATTGGAAAATCTCGCGACTAG CTTCGCAGACATGGACTGCTTGA